Proteins co-encoded in one Arachis hypogaea cultivar Tifrunner chromosome 11, arahy.Tifrunner.gnm2.J5K5, whole genome shotgun sequence genomic window:
- the LOC140176145 gene encoding uncharacterized protein — protein sequence MRAVVLLEVKSFAELVNKSCVVEDCSRMNGNASISRGGYHNRGGELDWDFATVVEELVTCLRTVSRRTTGVLEEPNNKAVYFDKVAELGLKVNCSGAECQGFILLAANLLGEKQDLDRIPIVREFFEVFPEDILEFPPQREIKFAIDLVPGAGPVSIVPYQMAPSELAKDGGMRLYIDYRQLNKVTVKNKYPLPRIDDLMDQLKGASVLSKTDLRPGYHQIWVKEADISKTAFRTRYDDILVYSKSEEEQEEHLRSVLQILKERNLYVKISKCKFWKREVRFLSHVVSKDEIAVDPSKIEAVTEWKRSTIKANVVADALSRKSLSVAWMMLKEEELLSKFVSLRLGVEDMVEDMNCSLDELARVYIKEVVRLHGVPTTVVSDCDPRFTSRFWRAFQKAFGKRLFFSTSYHPQIDGQLERTIQTLEDMFRACVLDQSGSWDRYIPLVEFVYNNSYHASIGMTPYKALYRRKYQSPLCYYELGKSSVLGSELVDETTEKIKKIRTRILFAQSRQKSYADWRRKPLEFEEGEHVFLRVTPTMDIGRAIKTKKLKSLIHWPIRDLEEDQFRGISSGFATKSFKFA from the exons ATGCGAGCTGTGGTACTTCTTGAGGTTAAGAGTTTTGCAGAGTTGGTGAACAAGAGTTGTGTGGTTGAAGATTGTTCTAGAATGAATGGGAATGCGAGCATTAGCCGTGGTGGTTACCATAACCGAGGAGGAG agcTGGATTGGGACTTTGCTACAGTTGTGGAGGAGCTGGTCACATGTCTTAGAACTGTCTCGAGAAGAACGACCGGAGTGCTGGAAGAGCCTAACAATAAGGCCGTGT attttgATAAAGTTGCTGAATTAGGGTTAAAG GTGAATTGTAGTGGAGCAGAGTGCCAGGGATTTATCCTTTTAGCTGCCAATTTATTAGGGGAAAAGCAAGATTTAGATCGAATACCGATTGTGCGAGAATTTTTTGAAGTTTTCCCTGAAGATATACTTGAGTTTCCACCTCAGAGAGAGATTAAATTCGCTATAGACTTAGTGCCAGGAGCTGGACCAGTATCGATTGTACCATATCAGATGGCACCGTCAGAATTGGCAAAG GACGGAGGTATGAGGTTATACATTGATTACCGACAGTTGAATAAAGTAACAGTGAAGAATAAATACCCTTTACCACGAATTGATGATCTGATGGATCAGCTAAAAGGAGCCAGCGTGTTATCAAAGACCGACCTAAGGCCAGGTTACCATCAAATTTGGGTGAAAGAAGCGGATATTTCTAAAACTGCGTTCCGAACTCGCTATG ACGACATACTAGTGTATTCTAAATCTGAAGAGGAGCAGGAAGAGCACTTGAGAAGTGTATTGCAAATCTTAAAGGAGAGAAATTTGTATGTGAAGATTTCGAAGTGCAAATTCTGGAAGAGAGAAGTAAGATTCTTAAGTCATGTGGTAAGTAAGGATGAGATTGCAGTGGATCCATCTAAGATTGAGGCAGTGACTGAGTGGAAAAGGTCGACGATC AAAGCGAATGTGGTAGCGGATGCCTTGAGTAGGAAGTCTTTGAGTGTGGCATGGATGATGCTCAAGGAAGAGGAATTGTTAAGCAAGTTTGTGAGTTTGAGGTTAGGAGTGGAGGATATGGTTGAAGAT ATGAATTGTTCTTTAGATGAATTGGCGAGAGTGTATATTAAGGAGGTTGTGAGATTGCATGGTGTGCCGACTACAGTTGTATCGGATTGTGATCCCCGTTTCACTTCAAGATTTTGGAGAGCCTTTCAAAAGGCATTTGGTAAACGATTGTTTTTTAGTACTTCTTATCATCCACAAATAGATGGACAATTAGAAAGAACGATTCAAACCTTAGAGGATATGTTCAGAGCATGCGTGTTGGATCAATCTGGAAGTTGGGATAGGTATATACCATTAGTGGAGTTTGTCTATAACAacagttatcatgcgagcatagGGATGACTCCTTATAAAGCATTGTATAGACGGAAGTACCAATCACCTTTGTGTTATTATGAACTCGGAAAATCAAGTGTGTTGGGTTCTGAATTGGTAGATGAGACGacggagaaaataaagaaaattagaacCAGAATCCTCTTTGCGCAAAGTCGTCAGAAGAGTTATGCGGATTGGCGGAGAAAGCCGTTAGAATTTGAAGAAGGTGAACATGTATTTTTGAGAGTTACTCCCACAATGGACATTGGAAGAGCAATTAAAACAAAGAAGTTAAAATCCTTGATACATTGGCCCATTCGAGATCTTGAAGAAGATCAGTTCCGTGGCATATCAAGTGGCTTTGCCACCAAATCTTTCAAATTTGCATAA